One Nicotiana sylvestris chromosome 12, ASM39365v2, whole genome shotgun sequence genomic window carries:
- the LOC104249683 gene encoding putative F-box/LRR-repeat protein 9: MPRGQKVVKPSCSSSITPPSSSPPWVELPMEITANILQRLGTVEILENAERVCSTWWKVCHDPAMWRVIDLKYDDPSFKTTRVLEQICRIAVERSQGQLLKINIDNFGSKDLLDYIAQRSSQLRHLRLVKCYNLAGGLAAVAKNFPLLEELHFHSTVITQDDIESVGCYCPLLKSFILNDSVSVIFGLPSSHGDYQALAIARSMPKLQHLSLLENTFTNVGLQAILDGCPHLELLDLRRCYNLNLEADLGRRCRQQIVDLKLPHDSTHDYEFDSGLGHYWAFDDGYKSVFADIAYDYSHVLGLRDYQEYDYGYFDEEEDYFN, encoded by the exons ATGCCGAGAGGACAGAAAGTCGTGAAACCATCATGTTCATCCTCAATTACACCGCCATCGTCATCACCGCCGTGGGTGGAGCTTCCGATGGAAATCACGGCAAACATTCTGCAGCGGCTGGGAACGGTAGAGATACTGGAGAATGCAGAGAGAGTTTGTAGTACGTGGTGGAAGGTGTGCCATGACCCCGCTATGTGGCGTGTTATTGATTTGAAATATGACGATCCTAGTTTCAAGACGACTAGGGTTTTGGAGCAGATATGTCGGATTGCTGTGGAGCGTAGCCAGGGCCAGTTACTCAAAATTAACATCGACAATTTTGGTAGCAAAGATTTGCTCGACTACATTGCTCAGAG ATCAAGTCAGCTCAGACATCTCCGACTTGTCAAGTGTTATAACTTAGCTGGAGGTTTGGCTGCAGTTGCCAAGAATTTCCCGTTGTTGGAGGAGTTGCACTTCCACTCCACCGTGATTACTCAAGATGATATAGAAAGTGTTGGTTGCTATTGCCCTCTGCTCAAGTCATTTATATTGAATGACAGTGTATCCGTTATATTTGGACTTCCATCATCTCACGGCGATTATCAAGCTCTAGCTATTGCCAGAAGTATGCCTAAATTGCAGCACCTTTCGCTTCTTGAGAATACCTTCACAAATGTAGGATTGCAGGCCATTCTTGATGGCTGTCCACACCTTGAATTGCTTGACTTGCGGCGCTGTTATAATCTAAATCTTGAAGCGGATTTAGGAAGAAGATGTAGGCAACAGATTGTAGATTTAAAACTCCCTCATGATTCCACTCATGATTATGAATTTGATTCTGGACTTGGGCATTACTGGGCTTTTGATGATGGCTACAAATCTGTGTTCGCCGATATTGCTTATGATTATAGTCACGTCCTTGGCCTCAGAGACTATCAAGAGTATGATTATGGTTActttgatgaagaagaagattacTTTAATTGA